In Camelina sativa cultivar DH55 chromosome 16, Cs, whole genome shotgun sequence, a single window of DNA contains:
- the LOC104751143 gene encoding FBD-associated F-box protein At3g49020-like isoform X2, with the protein MISELPEELLLHILSSLPTEIAITTSVLSKRWRSLWKVLPNLNFYSGYHHTSSENICSSLILHKAPVLESLHLGFDDESDASDVGIWIGIAFARHLRKLVLSFPCYDEDSVRFPSALCCCSNTLESLKLKFSIFLDLTSGVCFNSLRELHLYYTLFKDEESVSNLLCGCPRLEDLVLHRIRNNDVETLTIAVPSLQRLTIEDDHYGGDGGYVINAPSLKYFNIDGFNRIGFCLIQNAPELVDAIITNVFDITNEKMLEPLTSAKRLSLDLSPLKVKYPTRKIFYRLLSLELHTNKEEWCNLLSLMLNSSPKLQILKLIDSKWYINKDNLVDRKWNQPKCVPECLLFHLETFEWTRYGWQLEDEKEVATYILKNARRLKKATLSTKSIKPNELEKLEKRREMLNELANVVRASDSCHLVCEAD; encoded by the exons ATGATCAGTGAGTTGCCTGAAGAGTTGCTTCTGCACATATTGTCTTCACTTCCGACAGAAATTGCTATAACCACTAGTGTTCTGTCTAAACGGTGGAGGTCTCTTTGGAAGGTGTTGCCAAATCTCAATTTTTATTCTGGCTATCACCATACATCTTCAGAGAATATTTGCAGTTCTTTAATTCTACATAAAGCTCCGGTTCTAGAGAGTTTGCATTTGGGATTTGATGATGAGAGTGATGCTTCGGATGTTGGGATATGGATTGGAATTGCTTTTGCACGCCATCTGCGCAAATTGGTACTCAGTTTTCCATGTTATGATGAAGACTCAGTAAGATTTCCGAGTGCTTTGTGTTGTTGTAGTAACACACTAGAGAGCTTGAAActcaagttttcaatttttctagACCTTACTTCTGGGGTCTGTTTCAACTCCCTTAGAGAGCTGCATCTTTACTATACACTATTCAAAGACGAGGAATCTGTTTCAAACCTTTTATGTGGCTGCCCTAGACTTGAAGATTTGGTGTTGCATCGGATAAGAAATAACGATGTGGAAACTTTAACTATTGCGGTGCCGTCGTTACAGAGACTAACCATTGAAGATGATCACtatggtggtgatggtggctATGTGATAAATGCTCCTTCTTTGAAATACTTTAACATCGATGGGTTCAATAGGATTGGATTTTGTCTGATTCAGAATGCGCCAGAGCTGGTGGATGCAATAATCACCAACGTTTTTGATATAACCAATGAGAAAATGCTGGAACCTCTTACTTCAGCCAAACGCCTTTCCTTAGACTTATCACCCCTAAAG GTTAAGTATCCTACTCGTAAAATCTTCTATCGGCTTCTATCTTTGGAGCTGCATACAAACAAAGAAGAGTGGTGTAATCTTCTTTCGCTCATGCTCAATAGTTCTCCTAAATTACAAATCCTCAAGCTCATTGAC TCAAAGTGGTATATTAATAAAGATAATCTGGTGGACCGGAAATGGAATCAACCGAAATGTGTACCAGAATGTTTGTTGTTCCATCTTGAGACATTCGAATGGACAAGATACGGATGGCAActagaagatgagaaagaagtggcTACATACATCCTCAAGAACGCAAGACGCCTGAAGAAAGCAACTCTCTCCACAAAATCCATCAAACCTAACGAGCTCGAGAAGTTGGAAAAGAGACGTGAGATGCTCAATGAGTTGGCTAATGTGGTTAGGGCCTCAGACTCATGTCACCTCGTGTGTGAAGCTGATTGA
- the LOC104751142 gene encoding uncharacterized protein LOC104751142, translated as MTSKNNALSAALVSNLQDVLSKRKGGNEEKVGSDGSTEEAPSTSDSVDVAAVEEEIDDSRPVVLVTNGDGIDSPGLVSLVEALVLEGLYNVHVCAPQTDKSASAHSMTPGETIAVSSVTIKGATAFEVSGTPVDCISLGLSGALFAWSKPILVISGINQGSSCGHQMFYSGAVAGAREALISGVPSLSISLNWKKDESQESHFKDAVGVCLPLINATIRDIEKGIFPKDCSLNIEIPTSPSSNKGFKVTKQSMWRQSPSWQAVSAHRHPGAGNFMSNQQSLGAQLAQLGRDASAAGAARRFTTQKKSIVEIESVGVAGKTDTRVKKFFRLEFLAKEQEHTDEDLDVKALEDGFVSVTPLSLLPNNDSETQAAASEWISKALNSDQ; from the exons ATGACCTCGAAGAACAATGCTTTGTCAGCGGCGCTTGTTTCGAATCTCCAGGATGTGCTTTCGAAGAGAAAAGGAGGGAACGAGGAAAAAGTTGGGAGCGATGGATCGACGGAGGAAGCTCCGTCTACATCTGATTCCGTTGACGTTGCCGCGGTGGAGGAAGAGATCGATGACTCTAGACCTGTTGTTTTAGTTACGAATGGTGATGGGATTGATTCGCCAGGGCTTGTTTCTCTCGTTGAGGCTTTGGTTCTTGAAGGGCTCTACAATGTCCATGTTTGTGCTCCTCAGAC GGACAAATCAGCTTCTGCTCATTCTATGACTCCAGGGGAAACAATCGCTGTAAGCTCTGTTACTATTAAAGGTGCCACAGCCTTTGAAGTTTCAG gGACTCCTGTGGACTGCATCTCGTTAGGATTATCCGGGGCGCTTTTTGCTTGGTCAAAACCAATACTG GTAATTAGTGGAATCAATCAGGGTTCAAGCTGTGGCCATCAAAT GTTCTATTCAGGTGCAGTTGCTGGAGCCAGGGAGGCTTTGATTTCTGGGGTACCCTCTTTGTCAATATCATTGAATTG GAAGAAAGATGAAAGCCAAGAAAGTCACTTTAAGGATGCTGTTGGTGTCTGCTTACCTTTGATAAACGCAACTATCAGAGACATTGAGAAAGGAATATTCCCTAAAGACTGCTCTCTCAACATAGAAATTCCAACATCACCCTCATCAAACAAG GGTTTCAAGGTAACAAAACAAAGCATGTGGAGGCAGAGTCCTAGTTGGCAAGCTGTTTCAGCTCACCGTCACCCTGGTGCTGGGAATTTCATGTCCAACCAACAAAGTCTAGGGGCTCAGCTTGCCCAGCTTGGCAGGGATGCTTCAGCTGCT GGGGCAGCTCGTCGTTTTACCACTCAGAAGAAGAGTATTGTGGAGATTGAATCGGTTGGGGTTGCTGGTAAAACTGATACCCGTGTTAAGAAATTCTTTCGCCTAGAG tTTCTTGCTAAAGAACAAGAACACACAGATGAAGATTTGGATGTTAAGGCTCTAGAAGATGGTTTT GTTTCTGTGACTCCATTGTCTCTACTCCCAAATAATGATTCGGAAACTCAAGCCGCAGCATCAGAATGGATCTCCAAAGCCCTTAACTCTGATCAATGA
- the LOC104751144 gene encoding probable disease resistance protein RPP1 produces MNKILKNLLCFKKNVKSLRIFDSRSLSLSSSSSSSFTPQRYDVFLSFRGADTRKSFVSFLYRELESKRIRTFKDDKELERGRPISPELLQAIKGSRIAVVVVSVNYPASPWCLEELREILKLQKLGLLTVIPIFYQMDPSAVRRQIGVVLKQFKKHEKRESKERVKSWREALTKLASLSGECSKDWEDDSKLVEEITEQISNKLFSETPSNDNVLVGIDQHMRELYPRLDLNSNEDVRVIGIWGRGSIGRSALASHVYQNIKHDFEAHCFLEDVRRISQHCRKSHLQDELLSKMQGEGLATKSFRKCLKTIKARLRNKKVLLVANDVDKIEQFDALAEEFNWFGPGSRIIITTQDRQLLKSSVVRSVYEVELLRCYEVRQLFRSDAFKQRDDHVGFDQSTYGAMNISGYYFFITLKNIFTLLCDKGQLRQRINAIVYSL; encoded by the exons atgaacaagatcttaaaaaacttattgtgttttaagaaaaatgttaaaTCGTTACGAATATTCGATTCCAGGTCACTATCtttatcttcttcgtcttcttcttcattcactCCTCAGAGATACGACGTTTTCCTAAGCTTCAGAGGCGCGGATACTCGCAAGAGCTTCGTCAGTTTTCTCTACAGGGAGTTGGAATCAAAACGGATCCGAACGTTTAAAGACGACAAGGAACTGGAGAGAGGCCGCCCGATTTCTCCGGAACTTCTCCAAGCAATCAAAGGGTCGAGAATCGCGGTCGTGGTGGTCTCTGTGAACTACCCTGCTTCGCCCTGGTGTCTCGAAGAGCTCAGGGAGATTTTGAAACTTCAGAAACTGGGTTTGCTCACTGTGATACCCATTTTCTATCAGATGGATCCTTCAGCTGTGAGGAGACAGATCGGAGTTGTCTTGAAACAGTTCAAGAAGcatgagaagagagaaagcaaaGAAAGAGTCAAATCGTGGAGGGAAGCGTTGACCAAATTGGCTAGCCTCTCCGGCGAGTGTTCAAAGGATTG ggAAGATGACTCAAAGCTGGTCGAAGAAATTACTGAGCAAATATCAAACAAGTTGTTCTCCGAAACACCAAGCAATGATAATGTCTTAGTTGGGATCGACCAACACATGAGAGAGTTGTATCCACGACTTGATCTGAATTCCAATGAGGATGTTCGAGTGATTGGGATTTGGGGAAGAGGAAGCATTGGTAGATCAGCACTGGCTAGCCACGTTTACCAAAACATCAAACATGACTTTGAAGCTCATTGTTTTCTCGAAGACGTGAGACGGATTTCGCAACATTGCCGTAAATCTCATTTACAGGATGAGCTTCTTTCGAAGATGCAAGGAGAAGGTTTGGCAACAAAGAGCTTTCGTAAGTGTCTTAAGACTATCAAAGCAAGGCTAAGGAACAAGAAGGTTCTTCTTGTGGCGAACGATGTAGACAAGATCGAACAGTTCGATGCACTTGCTGAAGAATTTAACTGGTTTGGTCCAGGGAGCAGAATCATCATAACAACACAAGATAGACAGTTACTTAAATCATCAGTAGTGAGGAGTGTCTACGAAGTAGAGCTCTTAAGATGCTACGAAGTTCGTCAGCTCTTTAGGTCAGATGCCTTCAAACAAAGAGACGATCATGTTGGTTTCGACCAGTCTACATATGGAGCAATGAATATTTcaggttattatttttttatcacctTGAAAAATATATTCACTCTGTTGTGTGACAAAGGCCAACTTAGACAAAGGATCAATGCAATAGTATATAGTCTTTAG
- the LOC104751143 gene encoding FBD-associated F-box protein At3g49020-like isoform X1, which translates to MEQKRKIGGEGLSSRGVAHKDMISELPEELLLHILSSLPTEIAITTSVLSKRWRSLWKVLPNLNFYSGYHHTSSENICSSLILHKAPVLESLHLGFDDESDASDVGIWIGIAFARHLRKLVLSFPCYDEDSVRFPSALCCCSNTLESLKLKFSIFLDLTSGVCFNSLRELHLYYTLFKDEESVSNLLCGCPRLEDLVLHRIRNNDVETLTIAVPSLQRLTIEDDHYGGDGGYVINAPSLKYFNIDGFNRIGFCLIQNAPELVDAIITNVFDITNEKMLEPLTSAKRLSLDLSPLKVKYPTRKIFYRLLSLELHTNKEEWCNLLSLMLNSSPKLQILKLIDSKWYINKDNLVDRKWNQPKCVPECLLFHLETFEWTRYGWQLEDEKEVATYILKNARRLKKATLSTKSIKPNELEKLEKRREMLNELANVVRASDSCHLVCEAD; encoded by the exons ATGGAACAAAAACG CAAAATCGGTGGTGAAGGTTTGAGTAGTCGAGGTGTTGCACACAAGGACATGATCAGTGAGTTGCCTGAAGAGTTGCTTCTGCACATATTGTCTTCACTTCCGACAGAAATTGCTATAACCACTAGTGTTCTGTCTAAACGGTGGAGGTCTCTTTGGAAGGTGTTGCCAAATCTCAATTTTTATTCTGGCTATCACCATACATCTTCAGAGAATATTTGCAGTTCTTTAATTCTACATAAAGCTCCGGTTCTAGAGAGTTTGCATTTGGGATTTGATGATGAGAGTGATGCTTCGGATGTTGGGATATGGATTGGAATTGCTTTTGCACGCCATCTGCGCAAATTGGTACTCAGTTTTCCATGTTATGATGAAGACTCAGTAAGATTTCCGAGTGCTTTGTGTTGTTGTAGTAACACACTAGAGAGCTTGAAActcaagttttcaatttttctagACCTTACTTCTGGGGTCTGTTTCAACTCCCTTAGAGAGCTGCATCTTTACTATACACTATTCAAAGACGAGGAATCTGTTTCAAACCTTTTATGTGGCTGCCCTAGACTTGAAGATTTGGTGTTGCATCGGATAAGAAATAACGATGTGGAAACTTTAACTATTGCGGTGCCGTCGTTACAGAGACTAACCATTGAAGATGATCACtatggtggtgatggtggctATGTGATAAATGCTCCTTCTTTGAAATACTTTAACATCGATGGGTTCAATAGGATTGGATTTTGTCTGATTCAGAATGCGCCAGAGCTGGTGGATGCAATAATCACCAACGTTTTTGATATAACCAATGAGAAAATGCTGGAACCTCTTACTTCAGCCAAACGCCTTTCCTTAGACTTATCACCCCTAAAG GTTAAGTATCCTACTCGTAAAATCTTCTATCGGCTTCTATCTTTGGAGCTGCATACAAACAAAGAAGAGTGGTGTAATCTTCTTTCGCTCATGCTCAATAGTTCTCCTAAATTACAAATCCTCAAGCTCATTGAC TCAAAGTGGTATATTAATAAAGATAATCTGGTGGACCGGAAATGGAATCAACCGAAATGTGTACCAGAATGTTTGTTGTTCCATCTTGAGACATTCGAATGGACAAGATACGGATGGCAActagaagatgagaaagaagtggcTACATACATCCTCAAGAACGCAAGACGCCTGAAGAAAGCAACTCTCTCCACAAAATCCATCAAACCTAACGAGCTCGAGAAGTTGGAAAAGAGACGTGAGATGCTCAATGAGTTGGCTAATGTGGTTAGGGCCTCAGACTCATGTCACCTCGTGTGTGAAGCTGATTGA